One window of Perca flavescens isolate YP-PL-M2 chromosome 6, PFLA_1.0, whole genome shotgun sequence genomic DNA carries:
- the LOC114556637 gene encoding serum amyloid P-component, translating into MGTLLFVMVMFATCCAAPQDLSGKVFVFPKESNTDRVRLLTSQTKFSSVTTCLRFKTDLTRNYGLFSLSTSAQSNDFVLFKINSEDVIRMHARGEATDFLSLSFAPNTWHSMCATWRSDNGLAQLWVDGKATIKRYIKAGPITGAPIITLGQKQSTHGGGFDAKQSFIGMITKVHLWDYVIPTAEIKRYMDDKHFISGNVFNWGALQYEITGQVLVDEESEVM; encoded by the exons aTGGGGACACTCTTATTTGTGATGGTGATGTTTGCAACTTGTTGTGCAGCACCCCAAG ATCTGTCAGGCAAAGTGTTTGTCTTCCCAAAAGAGAGCAACACAGATCGTGTGAGACTCCTGACTTCTCAAACCAAATTCAGCTCTGTGACCACCTGTCTCAG ATTCAAAACAGATCTCACCAGGAACTACGGGCTCTTCTCTTTGTCCACCTCTGCTCAGAGCAATGACTTTGTGCTCTTTAAGATTAATTCAGAGGACGTCATTAGGATGCATGCTCGGGGCGAAGCCACAGACTTCCTGTCACTGTCATTTGCTCCAAACACCTGGCACTCTATGTGTGCCACCTGGCGCTCCGACAATGGGTTGGCTCAGCTGTGGGTGGACGGCAAGGCGACCATCAAGAGATACATCAAAGCTGGGCCCATAACCGGAGCACCAATCATCACCCTGGGCCAAAAGCAGAGTACCCATGGAGGGGGTTTTGATGCGAAACAATCATTCATTGGTATGATTACTAAAGTCCACCTTTGGGACTATGTCATCCCCACCGCAGAGATTAAACGCTATATGGATGacaaacacttcatttcagGCAATGTGTTCAATTGGGGTGCCCTGCAGTATGAAATCACAGGGCAGGTTTTGGTGGATGAGGAGTCTGAAGTTATGTAA
- the LOC114556635 gene encoding phosphatidylinositol 4-phosphate 5-kinase type-1 alpha isoform X2 — protein sequence MATAGTADSGSTAPTGTSGIRKMAPSEMPGSSGTTQSMKKTIGHRGVETTTGETTYKKTTSSALKGAIQLGITHTVGSLSQKAERDVLMQDFVVVESIFFPSEGSNLTPAHHYSDFRFKTYAPIAFRYFRELFGIRPDDYLYSLCNEPLIELSNPGASGSLFYVSSDDEFIIKTVQHKEAEFLQKLLPGYFMNINQNKRTLLPKFYGLYCVQAGGKNIRIVVMNNLLPRIIPMHLKYDLKGSTYKRRASPKEREKAVPIHKDLDFIQDLPDGLLLEADNYNALCKTIQRDCLLLQSFKIMDYSLLMGIHNMDQANRERSGGNPGDSGGSEGAVTPDQRRPQAQKSLYCTAMESIQGEARGKGVLDSEDHMGGIPSRNTKGERLLIYIGIIDILQSYRFIKKLEHSWKALVHDGDTVSVHRPGFYADRFQQFMCNTVFKKIPLKPSPSKKSRGGGPGGLRRAPTLGGPTSLSHAAGQSAIDSRLVYHSHFKSTDSEADGGVQLGRPDLVPRTPPLGENSADYEANLSTSSLGSTGVASTSPPLRSVGVEVHKSANTDLDHHSLGEEGAVDNSGNLSGNEEVISLSDIIPETNICF from the exons ATGGCGACTGCTGGAACAGCAGACTCGGGATCAACAGCCCCCACAG gGACCAGTGGCATCCGAAAAATGGCCCCCTCAGAG ATGCCAGGCTCTTCAGGCACAACTCAGAGTATGAAGAAGACCATCGGACACCGGGGGGTTGAGACCACCACAGGAGAGACCACCTATAAAAAG ACCACATCATCTGCCCTAAAAGGTGCCATCCAGTTGGGCATCACTCACACAGTTGGCAGCTTAAGCCAAAAGGCGGAGAGGGATGTTCTCATGCAGGACTTTGTGGTGGTCGAAAGCATCTTCTTCCCCAG TGAAGGCAGTAACCTGACTCCTGCTCACCACTACAGTGACTTTCGCTTTAAGACCTACGCTCCTATTGCCTTTCGTTACTTCAGAGAACTCTTTGGCATTCGACCAGATGACTACCTG TATTCTCTGTGTAACGAGCCATTGATTGAGCTGTCTAACCCCGGAGCAAGCGGATCCCTCTTTTATGTCTCCAGTGACGACGAGTTCATCATCAAGACTGTTCAACATAAAGAGGCAGAGTTCCTCCAAAAACTCCTGCCTGGGTACTTCATG AACATAAACCAAAACAAACGCACCTTGTTACCCAAGTTCTACGGGCTGTATTGCGTGCAGGCAGGTGGCAAGAATATCCGTATTGTAGTGATGAACAATCTTCTGCCTCGGATCATCCCCATGCACCTAAAATACGACCTGAAGGGCTCCACCTATAAGAGACGAGCTTCCCCTAAGGAAAGAGAAAAGGCCGTTCCCATTCACAAAGACCTGGACTTTATCCAGGACTTGCCTGATGGTCTGCTGCTTGAAGCGGACAACTACAATGCCCTGTGCAAGACCATTCAGAGGGACTGCTTG CTCTTGCAGAGTTTCAAGATCATGGATTACAGTCTGTTGATGGGCATCCACAACATGGACCAGGCCAATCGAGAGCGTAGCGGGGGCAACCCGGGTGACAGTGGGGGGTCAGAAGGAGCAGTGACCCCAGATCAGCGCCGGCCACAAGCTCAGAAAAGTCTGTACTGTACAGCCATGGAGTCCATTCAAGGCGAGGCTCGAGGGAAGGGAGTTTTGGATTCAGAAGACCA CATGGGTGGTATTCCATCTCGTAATACTAAAGGAGAGAGGTTGCTGATCTACATCGGCATCATTGACATTCTCCAGTCCTACAG GTTTATTAAGAAGTTGGAGCACTCCTGGAAGGCTTTGGTCCATGATGGG gaCACCGTTTCAGTTCACAGACCTGGATTCTATGCAGATCGTTTCCAACAATTCATGTGCAACACAGTGTTCAAGAAAATTCCAC TAAAACCATCACCATCTAAGAAGAGTCGTGGTGGTGGTCCAGGAGGTCTGAGGAGGGCCCCCACCCTGGGAGGTCCCACCTCGCTCTCCCACGCAGCAGGACAGTCAGCCATTGACTCCAGACTAGTCTACCACAGCCACTTTAAAAGCACAGATTCAGAGGCAGACGGTG GCGTTCAGTTGGGCAGACCAGATCTTGTTCCGAGGACCCCTCCACTTGGAGAAAACTCTGCTGACTATGAGGCCAACCTGTCCACCTCGTCACTAGGCAGCACAGGAGTCGCCTCCACCTCTCCTCCCCTACG ATCTGTAGGGGTAGAAGTTCACAAATCGGCAAACACAGACCTTGACCATCACAG TTTGGGGGAAGAAGGGGCAGTCGATAATTCAGGCAACCTGTCTGGAAACGAAGAAGTAATTTCACTCTCAGACATAATTCCTGAGACCAACATCTGCTTT taa
- the LOC114556635 gene encoding phosphatidylinositol 4-phosphate 5-kinase type-1 alpha isoform X1, which translates to MATAGTADSGSTAPTDIRTRFWKAFQRGTSGIRKMAPSEMPGSSGTTQSMKKTIGHRGVETTTGETTYKKTTSSALKGAIQLGITHTVGSLSQKAERDVLMQDFVVVESIFFPSEGSNLTPAHHYSDFRFKTYAPIAFRYFRELFGIRPDDYLYSLCNEPLIELSNPGASGSLFYVSSDDEFIIKTVQHKEAEFLQKLLPGYFMNINQNKRTLLPKFYGLYCVQAGGKNIRIVVMNNLLPRIIPMHLKYDLKGSTYKRRASPKEREKAVPIHKDLDFIQDLPDGLLLEADNYNALCKTIQRDCLLLQSFKIMDYSLLMGIHNMDQANRERSGGNPGDSGGSEGAVTPDQRRPQAQKSLYCTAMESIQGEARGKGVLDSEDHMGGIPSRNTKGERLLIYIGIIDILQSYRFIKKLEHSWKALVHDGDTVSVHRPGFYADRFQQFMCNTVFKKIPLKPSPSKKSRGGGPGGLRRAPTLGGPTSLSHAAGQSAIDSRLVYHSHFKSTDSEADGGVQLGRPDLVPRTPPLGENSADYEANLSTSSLGSTGVASTSPPLRSVGVEVHKSANTDLDHHSLGEEGAVDNSGNLSGNEEVISLSDIIPETNICF; encoded by the exons ATGGCGACTGCTGGAACAGCAGACTCGGGATCAACAGCCCCCACAG ATATTAGGACTCGGTTCTGGAAAGCATTTCAGCGAG gGACCAGTGGCATCCGAAAAATGGCCCCCTCAGAG ATGCCAGGCTCTTCAGGCACAACTCAGAGTATGAAGAAGACCATCGGACACCGGGGGGTTGAGACCACCACAGGAGAGACCACCTATAAAAAG ACCACATCATCTGCCCTAAAAGGTGCCATCCAGTTGGGCATCACTCACACAGTTGGCAGCTTAAGCCAAAAGGCGGAGAGGGATGTTCTCATGCAGGACTTTGTGGTGGTCGAAAGCATCTTCTTCCCCAG TGAAGGCAGTAACCTGACTCCTGCTCACCACTACAGTGACTTTCGCTTTAAGACCTACGCTCCTATTGCCTTTCGTTACTTCAGAGAACTCTTTGGCATTCGACCAGATGACTACCTG TATTCTCTGTGTAACGAGCCATTGATTGAGCTGTCTAACCCCGGAGCAAGCGGATCCCTCTTTTATGTCTCCAGTGACGACGAGTTCATCATCAAGACTGTTCAACATAAAGAGGCAGAGTTCCTCCAAAAACTCCTGCCTGGGTACTTCATG AACATAAACCAAAACAAACGCACCTTGTTACCCAAGTTCTACGGGCTGTATTGCGTGCAGGCAGGTGGCAAGAATATCCGTATTGTAGTGATGAACAATCTTCTGCCTCGGATCATCCCCATGCACCTAAAATACGACCTGAAGGGCTCCACCTATAAGAGACGAGCTTCCCCTAAGGAAAGAGAAAAGGCCGTTCCCATTCACAAAGACCTGGACTTTATCCAGGACTTGCCTGATGGTCTGCTGCTTGAAGCGGACAACTACAATGCCCTGTGCAAGACCATTCAGAGGGACTGCTTG CTCTTGCAGAGTTTCAAGATCATGGATTACAGTCTGTTGATGGGCATCCACAACATGGACCAGGCCAATCGAGAGCGTAGCGGGGGCAACCCGGGTGACAGTGGGGGGTCAGAAGGAGCAGTGACCCCAGATCAGCGCCGGCCACAAGCTCAGAAAAGTCTGTACTGTACAGCCATGGAGTCCATTCAAGGCGAGGCTCGAGGGAAGGGAGTTTTGGATTCAGAAGACCA CATGGGTGGTATTCCATCTCGTAATACTAAAGGAGAGAGGTTGCTGATCTACATCGGCATCATTGACATTCTCCAGTCCTACAG GTTTATTAAGAAGTTGGAGCACTCCTGGAAGGCTTTGGTCCATGATGGG gaCACCGTTTCAGTTCACAGACCTGGATTCTATGCAGATCGTTTCCAACAATTCATGTGCAACACAGTGTTCAAGAAAATTCCAC TAAAACCATCACCATCTAAGAAGAGTCGTGGTGGTGGTCCAGGAGGTCTGAGGAGGGCCCCCACCCTGGGAGGTCCCACCTCGCTCTCCCACGCAGCAGGACAGTCAGCCATTGACTCCAGACTAGTCTACCACAGCCACTTTAAAAGCACAGATTCAGAGGCAGACGGTG GCGTTCAGTTGGGCAGACCAGATCTTGTTCCGAGGACCCCTCCACTTGGAGAAAACTCTGCTGACTATGAGGCCAACCTGTCCACCTCGTCACTAGGCAGCACAGGAGTCGCCTCCACCTCTCCTCCCCTACG ATCTGTAGGGGTAGAAGTTCACAAATCGGCAAACACAGACCTTGACCATCACAG TTTGGGGGAAGAAGGGGCAGTCGATAATTCAGGCAACCTGTCTGGAAACGAAGAAGTAATTTCACTCTCAGACATAATTCCTGAGACCAACATCTGCTTT taa